From Erigeron canadensis isolate Cc75 chromosome 8, C_canadensis_v1, whole genome shotgun sequence, one genomic window encodes:
- the LOC122610311 gene encoding protein FAR1-RELATED SEQUENCE 3-like, with the protein MEHLKTVVGCTKRNEETYIHGFAFEYKLDNSELHSIFWADNVARRNYEEFSDIMSFDATYRTNRYNMMFVPFTGIDNHNKCVTFVAGLIRDEKQETYTWLLKCLMDTFKKEPTMVVTDQDKAMEIGIRSLLCRHCFSVLKNNNIEEIPAQYIMKRWTKGIIPPDLRSSRNIFDNGNVGTQRLVAKVSSVFEDCLHLLLNNDEKLEEFLKKVKSFKSEVEADMAKQALKKKN; encoded by the exons ATGGAACACTTGAAAACTGTCGTAGGATGTACCAAGA GAAATGAGGAAACATATATCCATGGTTTTGCATTTGAGTACAAGCTTGACAACTCTGAGTTGCACTCAATATTCTGGGCCGATAATGTTGCAAGGCGTAACTATGAAGAATTCAGCGACATAATGTCGTTTGATGCAACGTATCGAACAAACAg GTACAACATGATGTTTGTCCCATTCACGGGAATAGACAACCATAACAAATGCGTAACCTTTGTTGCCGGGTTGATAAGAGATGAGAAGCAAGAAACTTACACATGGCTTCTCAAATGCCTCATGGATACATTCAAGAAAGAGCCAACAATGGTGGTAACAGATCAAGACAAAGCCATGGAGATTGGAATAAGAA GTCTCCTTTGCAGACATTGTTTCAGTGTTTTGAAGAACAATAATATAGAGGAAATACCCGCACAATACATCATGAAGCGTTGGACCAAGGGCATCATACCGCCAGATTTGAGATCTAGCAGAAACATATTCGACAATGGAAATGTTGGTACTCAAAGGTTGGTTGCTAAAGTAAGCTCAGTTTTTGAGGATTGCTTGCATCTTCTTTTGAATAATGATGAAAAACTTGAAGAATTTCTGAAGAAAGTTAAATCATTTAAGTCAGAAGTTGAGGCTGATATGGCAAAGCAAgcactaaagaaaaaaaattaa